The sequence CTACAACATTGATTGATAATTATAAATGTGGTGTTGGACATAATGATGATGGCAGTAAAGGGTGAGATGTCATCGATGATGGTATTAATGGTGCTGTTGTGTTGAATGGAAAAGATAATTAGTGGGTTAATTTTggtattttaatttttcagtgAGAATAATTTTGGCAATGTCACAACTCatgagaataaaattaaaaatcgaCCACACTTGGTCTGATTTGATTTAGCTTGAAACATGAGAATTGAATTCATTAGATTTGAAATTTACATAACTTTTTACAACCAAAGTATGGAAAAGAATTCTAACTCTCAAGTGAATTGAAATCACAAAGTTTCCAAACACCATTTAGAAAATGTTTagacatttaagcacaaattgaTCCCGCTACACATCCAAGCATTTGTGTCAACCAGGTTGCTCCAAACCCAACAAAAACAACTCGCATAATGTGCGCGAGTCacgcacttcttcttctttgtgttcCTTCTTCTTCGCGCAGTTTttcctcatcatcattcttttatttatgctattgttgctatatttttttttctatttcttcttctcctcctcctcctcctcctcctccttctcattCTCCTGGTAGTTATTGcagtattttttattctttttctttgtttaattctttcttctttttaatttattgtttttattcttgttaagatgAAACAAAAAGAATTATAATGTGAAACATGAAGGAGAAGATAAGgaagaaaaagatgatgatgatgacgatgatgatgatgaaaaagaagagggAGAATTTTGAATTGTGCAAAATTTATCAGAAAAATAGCACCGAAACTTTTTAATCGTGACACAGAAAGTTTCTTAATTTTGACACCGAAATGACCATGATAtcgaaaatttattaattttgacaCCGAAATTTCTTAACCGTGGCTGAAATTCTTATTGAACGGATGaaagaagaagaattatgagaatgtgaaagaagaaaaatgatgaaaatgtgaaaaatgaagaattatgaaaatgtgaaaaatgaagaggaggaggaggaaggagaATTTTAAATTGTGTAGAATTCatagaaaaataatatcaaattttttaaCCATGACACaagttattttataattttgaaCCAAAACTTTTCAAAGATTTCTTGTGTCATTTATCAAAAATCCCTATGTCATTTTTAACACATTTCTTGTGtcattaataaaaaattactGTCACTTTTGTTATCGTTAAACTAATTGTGTGATATTGAATTAAGAAGAAGTTGATGACGGtggtgatgataataataataatgaaggaggaggaagagaaaaaaaggaggagaaaatatcaaacaagaaaagaagatgtaGGAGGGTGGAGCaagaggagaaggaagaggaggaggagatggTGGTGATAATGATGATCATTATGATGATAATGATAACGAAggtggaggaggaagaggaagaaaaagaagaatgagaGTGAGAACATAAGAAGCGCGTACGTAAATTTAACTTGGTTGAACTTGGTTAAAAAAAGACTTGGTCATATACATATAGTAAATGGCCATAAGAATAGTATGACTGAGTGATACAAGGTAATAGGTGTGACAATATTTTGCTCCCCTCTTTTTGGATTGAGTTTGTACTGAATGGTCTTAAAAAAAACATTTAGGCACAATAGTATTCACTCGATGTCTTGTGTTGGATAAAATGTACAAGTGTAAGAACTAAGAACCTAAGAGGCAAGTATTGGATTCAAAGCAAGCAAAATCTTTTACACATGGAAGGATAAAACATTACAAAATTTCAAAAGTGTGGCCAAAAGCAAGAATGCATGTTATTTTCAGAAGCTCACCAAAACAAGCTAGTAATATATTTGTTACTGTTTTAACTGCTTAAAGAGGAAAGATAAGTACATACCTCAAAGCCAGTAATATCACAAATTTTCTTGGAGGGATGCATAGAGGGGGGCGATTCAATATTGACATCTGCAAGAAAATCCACTATAAATACATATACAATTTGAATATAAAATTAACCCTAGGAGCAATCTTAACTCACAATTGGGTTCCTCAGGAGGGTAATTTTGGTAATTCTCAGCCTGAATAATCTGTTTAAGGTGTTTCCAGTGCCTGCCTCTGGATTGGCCTTTAGGATATTTCTCATACATTTGAACCTTCTTGAAACTGAGATAACTAGGCAAAACCAGCTCTGCCTCCACTACCTCTGGCTCCATCTTTGCAGCGACCACAGCAGAATACGTGTGAGTGTTAACCCTAAGGGCTGAGCTGCTTCTTCGTACACAGCAAAAAAAAAACGCGATTGAGCCAATCAAGGTGGAGATGCGGTTATCAGGTCTGGCAAGAATGACGGCTGCCGCTTCAATAGCTTCAGCGGGGATGGTGGAGACCGTCTGGACTTTGCGGCAAAATCTGTGTAAGGCAGGAaaagatttttgggttttttatttTAAGCAAGGTTGCAAGAACCGAACCGGTCAATGAACCGTCAAATGACTGGTTCAATGGTCCAACCGAAATCGAACCATGCTTGAaccagtttaattaaatataaaataaaattattaaaaattcaatatataatttcaaaATGAATAATGTTTCGTCTTCAAAATAAAATGTTTCTAGTTAGTTTCTAATCAACAAGAAGCCAACAactaagaaattaactcagaatcaGAACAATAGTACAAAATTAACTAAGAAAATTACTGACAATCAACAATAATTGAAGCAGAACAAaaataacaatcaacaatcaatccCTGTTTTTTTTTCAATAGTTATATATAGTGATACAAATGCATGTATTTTGAAAAAAACTCTTCATTGTTCCAGTAACAGAAAAGCTTAAGGAAGCTAGAGTCTAGAACTGAACAACAATCTCTGAGGTTTGAGGTGTTAAACAACCCAATCAAAAGAGTGAGATTTCAGAAATGAAAACACTTCTATTTTATCACTAGCATAAATATCTTCATCAAGGCACAcacattcaattaaataaaacacATCTTCTGCTACAGGACCTGTAGATTTAATAAACAAAAGATATATCATGTATGCATTGTGGCAATTCAGAAATGGAATAAACATTTAGAaggataatatattaatattagcCTTAACTAATATGAAAGAGCAAAAGCTAACTTCCAACATGTAATATTTCATGAGAGTTGTTTGCAAAGTCAAAATGCTGGAGCCTTAAAATGAAATATTTGTTGTGCTTCAGAAAAAAAAGGAATACAAAAGATTTGTTGTGTATCATTCAAGAGTATCAAGAAAAGTTTATTATAACCATTAAAAGGCTCACAAAATCCCTAATACAGTGATCGATGATAATATCTGAAAATCAGCATGGATTTTGAAGCTTGAACAAAAATGAAATATGTTACCCTACTCACTCAGATTATAAATTTACTAGATTCACAAATATAAATAGCTCAAGCTAGCAACAATGAAGAGAGTTTTTCAAAATACATGCATTTGTATCACTAACAGCACAACCTCAACATGTCAACAGCCATAGCAGGCCAAGAATACAGGACAATCAACAAGAAAAAGCTAAGGAATAAAGGacacaataaaacaaaattaacaaactcaAGAACACACTAAACTcgaaaaaattaacaacaatcaacaataaaTAATTCAAAACATTAACAACCACCTTGCATCTCTCATGACTTgaacacaataaaaaaaattgctATCCCCATAAACATAAAAAACCGGCAGAAATTAACTCAAAATCAGAAGTTCAGAACAATAGTACAAAATTAACTACGAAATTTAACAACAATCAATAATAATTAAgtcaacaaaaaacaaaaatcaacaaTCCTCTCCTGTTAACAACAATCAATAATCAagaaaattaactcaaaaaaacAATTAAGTCAGAAAACACGAATAACTAAAAATACCTTCCAGAGCATAGAGCACAGAGGTGAGGTTGAGGGAGCACGTCGGACACACGAAACGGAGCGCGGCGGAACTGGAGCAGAGGAGGGCTGGAGCGCAGCAGAACAAGGGCTGTGCGATGGAGGAACGAGATGGAGGAGACGAGAATGAGTAGTAGGGACGACAGAACAGGGGTTGTGCTACGGAATAACGAGACAGAGGAGACAAGTAGCGACGCGAGACGCGTTGAGAAGGAGGAGACGAGCTTGAGCAGTGGAACGGCGACTGGAGTAGATGCGACGGCGGCGGTGAGACAGCGGTGGACGTGAATTTTCGGCGATGGAGAAGGCGGCGTGGGTACGTAGGGCACTGAATTCTGATATTGATTCTTCAATGTATGCgaatttgggttttttttttttttttcttaaaaaatagttAATTACTTAATTCTCAGTGGTTCTGAACTTGCTTTTCAGTCTCAACGTCGTTTTAAACttaaaattgttttaaatttgtCTCTAAAGTTAACAACCGTTATTTTtgctttggtgaagaaatgatAACGTAATTAGACAAAAATCATCCTGTACTGATAAAAACgttcttagtatatttttatttccaAATAGAATAGAAATGACATTGTTTTAGGATATTTTAAAGGTTTTTTACCCTCAAATATGTTAAACCTTTCAAAATATCTTAAACGACGTTATTTATGTTCTATTTGAGTGACAAAAATAAAACGATAATGTTTTACCGGTCCAACATGATTTTCAATGTGCTCTCCATTCAACCACTTATTATTCCGTcgttaaaaaatatcttaaaaacgaccattattaaaaaatatttcagAAACGACTGTTGTTAAGTTTATAAacaaatttaaaacaattttaaGTTTAGAGTTTAGAGTTTATGATTCAAAATAAAATGATGTTCTTTTAGAACACCGTAAAAAATCAGTCACATCTCTTAAAAATCGaaccaatttttttaatttaccgaTTAACTACCAATTTAACCAATTTTTTCGTTGGTTTTTTGTTGGATAATTTTTCATTACAACTGAATCGATTGGAGGATCGGTTCTAGTTAATTCAATCCAATCAGCTCAATTTTAAGAACCATGTTTTAGGTGCAGATGTGTTTTTACATGTTATTTTCGGTCTAGGCTAGATTTGTCTTACGCTTATCATAATCAAACCGAAATTGACCCGTCAAAATATTGTGTGATTggattattagtttttaattgttGGACGATTGGTTATTCTGTTTGATANNNNNNNNNNNNNNNNNNNNNNNNNNNNNNNNNNNNNNNNNNNNNNNNNNNNNNNNNNNNNCAATATTGAATATTTGAGATTAAAGTtaatttaaattttcatttttcatCCATAGCGACTCCCTAGCTTCAGCCGACGATTGTTTCCTTCCGTCATTTTGccttcaatttaaaaaaatcatacTTTTTGTGCACATAAAAAAGATGACTTGATGTATCAAGTCAGTCATCGTATATTTGTGTTTAAATATatagtatttaatttatttttaatttgtattttatatttcaattCGCATTTTACATGATGACCGATTTTATTGTACGTGTAATATAATTgcttttattcaaaaaaaatcaaaggAATCTGAAGGACCGAATttgatttaataaataattaacactTGTAATTGAACATGAGAATGTTACATATGTAAAGAATAGGCT is a genomic window of Arachis ipaensis cultivar K30076 chromosome B06, Araip1.1, whole genome shotgun sequence containing:
- the LOC107605222 gene encoding chromatin-remodeling complex subunit ies6, with amino-acid sequence MEPEVVEAELVLPSYLSFKKVQMYEKYPKGQSRGRHWKHLKQIIQAENYQNYPPEEPNYVNIESPPSMHPSKKICDITGFEAPYYDPRTNLRYANTEVFKIIRSLPNEYVQRYLALRNAQVVLK